Part of the Oncorhynchus keta strain PuntledgeMale-10-30-2019 chromosome 31, Oket_V2, whole genome shotgun sequence genome, ACTATTGTCATACCTCTGAGTTTGATGTCAATTTGCTCGCAAAGAAAATAAATACTTGTCTATTTCAATGTATATGTATTGACAGGTATAAATAATTAGCATACTATGTTCCAGGTGAACTATTAAATGTGCATGGGCTACCATCTGAAATGTGTGCTTCTTATTTCAACCAGAAGCTTAAATATGctaaaatatgaaaatgtatgatcATTTTCACTTCATACATTTTCCAGACATCCAGAAAGTGGCACAGAATAAATAACAGCTATGCAGTAATGGGAAATTATTTGACTAATTCTTTCCCTATATTTGATTTACTGTTGATATGTAATAACCATAATTGTGTGGGGAGACACAGACGGATGCATTTCCTTGGGTAACCTATCTATATTTAATTAAGTCGCTTTGTGTCTGTTAGTATAAATTGATCTGTTGTAAGTAActattgattatatattttttaaacctgtttAACTGCCAGTATCAATTGTCTGCCAGTGTTGATTGTTATGGTTAAAGTTTGACGCAAGACTGGATTTGGATTTGAGGACACATTGATAATGTATCTGTGACACTGTGTGATTATGTAGCAGCTGATGTGACTTCCTACAAGCCactggctggtgtttacagaacattcaGTGCCGTGTCATTAATATATAAGGACCGTTAGACATGGCATATGCTTCTGTTCTTTTGGTGTTTCCTGTAGTACTGTATTAAACCGGATTGATTTTGATTGGACTTCATCAACGACTGCTCTCCTTTTTGTTCACCTGGACATTCCTGTTACATAATGTTCATTGATAACTCTTCATAAATAGCTACTCCAGTTAAATGGATCATATTTTTCCAGTAATAAATGAATTAAAAAAACATGGTCTTGATCAAGTTCACATGAAAAAGTATTCTATCCTATTTTTGACTTTTAATTTGAAAGCCATTATTTATTTCTTTACCGGAAGTTAGACCCAGCGTCCAATTTCGTTCCACGGCACATCCGCTGAgcaacagcacagcacagcagaaGTACATTTTTGTGTTTTTTGTATTTCTGAGCACAGCAGTAAACATTTTAATAAACTGTGAGTATGCCTTCAAAAATGTGATTTATGTAACTATTTTGTTTGTAGCTATTCGTTTTCATATGCAATGATAGAATAGTGGCTAAACGTAGCAATAATTGACATGAAGGAATGGTCATGTGGCTGTTGTTAAGGCTTCTTCGGCAGGAATCGTTATTtactatttaaaaaatgtaaaaaagcgAGATATTCAAGGTTTCGAGTAATGACAGTGAACAACGTGTGTGTTAGCTACTTTCTGTGTTTCAGTTATTTATattctaacgttagctaactaaacGATGTGGCAATTGAACTGTCTGTGGGCAAGCCCATCAACGATGACAAACATTTTCCATTCCGTAACCCCAGACTCTCCCTACAGTCTCTAGGTTTTTCACTGTGCATTATTCATTGGTTACAACAATTCAAAGTGTAGTTTTGCATTGTGTGAGAGGATTTGTTATCACTTGTGAAACAGTGCCATTAACCCTTTCTGTCACTGCCGTGTTGTATTTTAGCCTACGTCTTTCCTACATCGGCATCAGTTACTCTAATGACATCTGGTGTCCCAAAGGGTGAGAACTGCCTTGTAGACATGGACTCCAAGGCAGGGGATCTCTTCAGTGCTGAGCCAGCCGACGCTGCTGGATCCGGAGGTGTCGTGGGAAAGTGTGTGCTGCTGTTTTTCTAGCTCTATCTGTTAGTTCATCTGTCTAGTACATGGCTTgccaatcctgttcctggagagctacccccCCTGTTTTTGCTCAAACCCCAGTTGTAGCTAACCTGATTCAGCTTGTCAACCAGCTACGTATTAGAGTCCGGTGAGCTAGATtagactgaacctacaggacgggtctccaggaacaggtttggagagccctGCTCTGGTGCCAGCGGTCTGTaaacctggtcctggagagctacagggtgtgcaggcttttgttccagcccagcactaccACATCCTGAATCAACTTGATGAGTTGTAGCACTATGTATCCCTCTGGGATCATGGTTGGTGACGGGTTCCGGTCCAAATTCATTTTATTTACTGTCATTCTTCTGTGGCTATTATTGTGTCTGTAGGACAATTGTGATCTGAATTTGTCTCATTCTTTCTTAATCTAGCCTACCACTAAAGGAACTAGATGGGTCAGTTTGTCCTTTCCTTGTATTATGCCTGgctatgatgtgttgttgttcattCTGTCCACCATCAGTCTCTTGAATTGATGCTATAAAATTATTCCATCTCCCCATACCTCCTGTTTAGTTTACCACCCTGGCTTTCTGCCTTGCCTCACAGGCTGTGGCTGCCCAAAGGCCTCTCGGCCAGTGTGGCCAAGGAGTGGTTTGATCGTCGCCGTGCGTCAATCCGTCCCTGGGCTGGTTTCGTGGATCATAGGAAGTTCACCAAGCCCCGCAACTTTGGTGAACTGTGCCAGAGGGTGGTGCGCAATTTTGACACCTACAACAGCAACTACACCTTCATCTTCCTCGGCCTCATCCTCTACTGCATGTAAGAGCTGTGGGACAGGAGTTTAAAGACACTGTGGTATTCAGTGAATATTAAAACACAGTACTTACATATTGCATCTAGACAGACTGTGGTCAGCAGCCTATTTTATTTTCAAATTCAAAATCTCCGTGGTTCGAATAGGCTGAGATCTAAGAATAACTCTTTTCCCTCTTCCAatctccccctcttttcctcAGTGTCAGCTCTCCCATGCTGCTGGTTGCTTTGGCAGTGTTTGTTGGTGCCTTCTACATCATCCACCTCAAGTCCCTGGAGTCTAAACTGGTCGTCTTTGGTGAGTAAAGCAGTCATGATCTGTGAATTTGTATTAGGATATTGAGTTTGAATGTAATATTTTGGAATATGTAATTGTATTCTTGTATTTCATGATTTGACACTGAATTGAATGAATATTGCGTTGTTTTATTTAATTGAACCTTCAAattcaatatttatatattcagtTTCAATATGGCAGATATTGCATTCATTGTCTATGCATCTAGTTCAAACTAATCAAGTTGATCAACGTTTCATATATTCAACTTCTCAGATGCATtcacacctgcattgtttgctgtttggggttttaggctgggtttctgtacagcactttgagatatcagctgatgtacgaagggctatataaataaatttgatttgatttgattcagatTCAGTTCAGTAAATTCAGATTCAAAAACCGAGACCAACATCCTGGTACTTTGCCAGCCAGGAAAAGTAGAGGAAAGAATCAAATGCTCTCTGTGGTAAACAGAAACTTCTGCCGGTTTCTGAAGCCAATGTGGCATGTTGAATTTATTTTCTTCCTCTGAATTTGGCTCTAGCATCTGAACCGTTTTAGCTGTAACCTATTATGACCCCATTCCTGATAGGTTAGGCTCTCTGAAACATGGACGTGCCTTCTGTTCCCATCTATGATGCCGCGCGCAGGACACGTTAGAAGGGAATGTCACAAAAATTTGACCCCCATAAGAATATAGTTGAATAGCCTGGTTAAAGCCCTTCCAAGGAAAGCTTTTCCACTCCCTATTTAATCTAGCtgttgtgactgactgggttTGAACCAGGCCTCCTGCATGTAACAAGACTGTTAGCCCACTTAGCTAAAGCCCATAGGGGTGAGTTTATCATGTTTTCAAGTCTCCAGCAAGGTTACTCAAAAGAGCCTGGTTCATCGAACCACCCAGGTTACATTTAACACCACTTTGACCTCATACTGAGATCACAGCACCAataaacagtgcattcggaaagtattcagaccccttgaccttttccacattttgttacattacagctttacaGGTGCACCCTGTTTCAATCAATTTTAAAAACATGAAGGATTATAAATGGAATTCAATTGatcaattggacatgatttagaaaggcacacacctgtctatataaagttccacagttgacagtgcatgtcagaggagaagaacaagccatgaggtcgaaggcacagatctggggaagggtaccatataacttctgcagcattgaaggtccccaaaaacacagtggcctctatcattcttaaatggaagaagtttggaaccaccaatactcttcctagagctggctgcccagccaaactgagctatCGGGAGAGATGGGCCTTgaccagggaggtgaccaagaacccgattgtcactctgacagagctccagagttcaatgaccctaagcacagccaagacaacgcaggaatggcttcggggACAAGTCCCCAAGTccctagtggtccttctgtggctcagttggtagagcatggcgcttgtaacgccagggtagtgggttcgattcccgggaccacccatacgtagaatgtatgcacacatgactgtaagtcgctttggataaaagcgtcagctaaatggcatatattattatatattaatgtccttgagtgacccagccagagcctggacttgaacccgatcagaCATCTGTagataagaatgggagaaactccaagcTTGTAGcaagaagactcgagactgtaatcactgccaaaggtgcttcaacaaagtactgagtaaagggtctgaatacttatttcattttttatttttcacggaaattgtttttgctttgtcatttcggggtattgtgtgtagattgatcaggaACATAAACAATTATTtcagaataaggctataacataacaaaatgtggataaagtcaaggggtctgaatattttctgaatgcattGTAACTGGGTTTGAAATCAGGCCTactgcacaacaacaacaatttcAGTGGCAAACAGAAGCAGATGGATCTGTGCAGCCTATTTAATGAGAGTGCAACAGAGTTGGTTTGGGGATCCATGCATGTGATGCGCAACCTTGTCTGAGACCCGAAGACGTGCTTGTTTGACTGATGGGGTTCTAACCCAGGTCTCCTGTGTGCCAGACTATGCAACTCTCAGACAACTCTCGACTTGTTTTCGTTAATTTGAGTCACACAGGACCCGCACATTAGTTTGTTGAGCTGTGTATGTTTTGGTCATACAAAGCCATATCCATCACAACATTACATTTGTGCATGTTAGAGTGCCACTATTAGGTCAAATATATAATTCCCTTTCAGTAAAAAATAAATGACATGTATTGTCAGCCTGTTGTCATGCAAATGACTTACGGTCTCAATGTAACGGACCGTTAATGAACAGAAACACGCtgagcatctccaggcctccatgCATACAAGCCGCTGAGGTGCGCCTTTAGAACATCTACATTTTTAAagtcaaataaatacattttaatatacaccatcacaataaatccattatttatttcagTCAGGTCTTAAGAAACATTTACAACACGTTTCTTCTGAAGAAGAGCATAATGTGAGTTGGCCTACTCTATGTCATCTGGCCATGCCTCATGCCATAGTAAGAGGAATATAATGAGAATATAGTTGAACTCAGCTGAATAAAATAGACAGGGTATTTTACCCATTCCAGAGCGAGTGCGCGTGagaagtggctatgttgagcaTAAAAGTGAACCTTTGAAAAGGGGTTTTAGGTCTATgtttagagttatttggcaactttagttgtgaccGATACAAACCTTggaatgtcttagaaatcaaaacaCATATGGGCTCCATGATGCGAATATAGGCTATTGATCTTTCGAGAAAGTCGCAAAGAAAGCTTGTgctctgttccttgcctcaggctgcCACAGTTGTTCTCTCATCAAGTaatcatattttcacccatcagactattcgcAATTTAATAGTGTGTTTACTAatatttaaaatgtatatttAGAATGGCACATTATCACAtgggcagggggagggggagaaaaacATGTAATCTGTATGCACTCGAATAGCGAATGGATGCTGCGCGCTTTCCCGCCGGTCCGTTTTTCAGTGGTGCCTGGTAGGCTACTTCGGTTTTATAGCGGAGCTGTGCTTAATATGAACTGCTGAGAAATACATAGAGGAACACCTTTTACgcatcaaccactgtttgagaAGCATGCTCTCGTTGCGCGACAGATGCTATTCCTCCCGaactctgtatgtcatgggctctccaaccttgttactgcagctacccagtgcttaaTTTGGGAAACCCAAGTGGAATCTGTTTGGGAACATCGATAATAACATGTTTTCGCAATGGAACATGTATTTCACGaaactgttgacagcccctctGCACCCTCGAGAAATAAAGGAGAGAGTAGATGGAAACGCatggtggtgagatattctgtagttTAAGGTAATGTGCCGACCCAATTATTTATGAAAATATCAAATAAAtccctattactaggctattcaaaatccAATACAAATTCACTATAATTGCAGTCTACCTGTATGGCTCCTGTACAGTCAATGAACCAACATAATCTCCTAGGGCTATACattctctcccagactcatggataGACATTTTGGAGTGTAGCACTCAAAGGCTTGaacaattacagttgaagtcagaagtttaaatacaccttagccaaatacatttaaactcagtatctcacaattcctgacatttaatccgagtaaaaaatccctgttttaagtcagttagtatcaccactttattttaagaatgtgaaatatcagaataatagtagagatatacatttcagcttttatttctttcatcacattcccagtgggtcagacgtttacatgcactcaattagtatttggtaacattgcctttcaattgtttttaacttgggtcaaacacttCGGGTtgccttcccacaataagttggctgaattttggcacattcctcctgacagagctggtgtaactgagtcaggtttgttggcctccttgcccacacatgctttttcagttctgcccacaaactttctatagggttgaggtcagggctttgtgatggccactctaataccttgactttgttgtccttaagccattttgccacaactttggaagtatgcttggggtcattgtccatttggaagacccatttgcgaccaagctttaacttcctgactgatgtcttgagatgttgcttcattatgtccacataattttccatcctcatgatgccatctattttgtgaagtgcaccagtacctcctgcagcaaagcacccccacaacatgccacccttgtgcttcacggttgggatgttgttctttgggttgcaagcctccccctttttcctccaaacataacaatggtcattatggccaaacagttctatttttgtttcatcagaccagagtacatttctccaaaatgtatgatctttgtccccatgtgcagttgtaaaccgtagtctggcttttttatggtggttttggagcagtggcttccttgctgagcggcctttcaggttatgtcgatataggtctcgttttactgtggatatagatacttacgttccaaaaacttttttttaaacgcgtttcctccagcatcttcacaaggtccttcgctgttgttctgggattgatttgcacttttcgcaccaaagtacattcatctataggagacagaacgcgtctccttcctgagtggtatgatggctgcgtggtcccatggtgtttatacttgcatactattgtttgtacagatgagcgtggtacctttaggcatttggaaattgctcccaaggatgaaccagacttttggaggtttttttctgaggtcttggctgatttcttttgattttcccatgatgtcaagcaaagaggcactgagtttgaaggcaagccttgaaatgcatccacaggtacacctccaattgactcaaattatgtctattagcctatcagaagtttctaaagccatgtcatcgttttctggaattttccaagctgtttacagtcacagtcaacttagtgtatgtaatcttctgacccactggaattgtgatacagtgagttacaagtgaaataatctgtttgtaaacaattgttggaaaaatgacttatgtcatgcacaaagtagatgtgctgactgacttgccaaaactatagtttgttaaaaatacatttgttcaGTGGCtgtaaaacgagttttaatgactccaacctaagtgtatttaaacttcctaCGCATAAGCTCTAATATGCATATGGGTGTTTTGAATTAATCATCGCTTTAGAAGCGCtgtccattttgttgtgttagtctTTGAAACATTATCCACAATGACCATCTTTTACACTCGGTTTCAACCTGCTGTTAAACCTTTTATAATAGCTTATAGCCAAAATGGTTCAATTGCTAGTGCCAAATTCATAGGAAGGAAATAAATTCAACATGTCACAATGGCTTCTGTTTACCACAGAGATATACAGACAATGAATGCAATATCTACCATATTGAAACTTAATATTTAAATATTGAATTTCAATATTCAATTCAATTGAAAAGTAATTTTAAAACCGAATGCAATGTTTATTCAATTCAGATTATTTTAAACAAATTATAAATTGAAAAATCCAAAATTCAAATTCAGTATCCTAATACAAATTCAACATTTATGGAATTTAAATGTAATTTCTGTTGGCACTGAAATCAATCCATCATTTGGGTGTAGGGTGACTTGTATTTGAAATCTGAGTGATTTTATTTTGCCCACAGGAAAAGAGGTGACCGGACCTCACCAATTGGGTCTGGCTGGGGCGGTCTCTTTACCTGTGTTCTGGTTGGCTGGTGCAGGAGCTGCAGTGTTTTGGGTCCTGGGTAAGTTACAACCCCATCTCACTCTTTACTTTGcacatcagacctgggataaaTGTAGGCATAGTTCTAGATATGCATTATGGAATGTATTTCAAATGAATCTTTCTTTGAAGGAGACAAATTATTAGGGATGTAACATTCACGGATTTGCATGGCAGCCAAACCGATCCTAATGTAGCTTACATCAGTCAAAAAGAGTCACTAACATGTTTTGCTCATATTACATACTTTCTACCTTCCGAAGGTACCTCATATTTTGTGACAAATGACACATCCTCCCCTTCATTGTCGGACTAAGCATGTAACTGTTTtgacagcagtggaggctgctgaggggaggactcatataatgtctggaacggagcaagtggaatggcatcaaattaattgaaaccatgtgtttggtgtacttgataccattccgctccagccattaccacgaacccgtcctccccaattaaggtgccaccaacctcctgtggttgaCAGTCATTGATTTACAAGTAATTTTGTATGCAAACAACACCAAGAATTctcagtagcctagtcaaactgcGCACTGTGCCCAGCTTTGTTTGCTGACCAACGGGAGGTAGGCGGCCTGTACCTGATCTTGCACATCTGCGGGCATCTTCAGTATTCAAATACTACAATGGCTTGCGTGATATTAGGCTTTATATCAGTTGAGTGACAACTCTCGTCTGTCTTTACCTGCTGAACGGAGCTTTACCATAGATTTGACTTTGATTGTTCACGTTCACCATCAGCAATAGTTTTGGTCGTTTTGCTTTAAACAGTCAGTGTATatggtcttttttttttttttttttttttttttttttacatgtatagGGTGAAGTTGATCGTTTCATAACGAGGAATCACTTTTGCGAGGCACACTGTGGAGAAAAGAAGAATGAATGCCTTCCAAACGGTCAAAACCATTCGACTTTGAGATGGGGGTGATATCCAAAGTTGTgcgtatacactgagtatacaaaacattaagaacagctgctctttccatgaatTAGACTGATCAGGGGAATCCAGGTgaaggctatgatcccttattgatgtcatttgttaaatccacttcaatcagtgtagatgggttaaagaaggatttttgagCCTTGCGACAATTGAGGCATGGATATTACTTTTTACGACACCACTAGAATTTGCGTCCTTAAATTCCCGCCATGGAAAATTGTAAAATGATAGCGATATAGTGCTAAGATGAACCGTTGTGTTTGGTTTCTCAAAATGGAGCCCTAAATGTATGACCTAGGCTTTTACTCTCCTTTTCCCCCAGCCTCTCCTATCTCTTCCATTTGATTGACTGTCTCTCATCTCACTCAGGAGCGACGATGTTTGTGATTGGCTCTCACGCTGCCTTCCGAGAGCTGGAGGGAGGATCGGAAATGGAGGAGCTCTTCGTGGAGCCTGTGTGAAGGCATAGCGATAGAGGGATCTttatatctgtgccattatagcatCTGTGAGCATTGGCAGTGCCATTGAGGCTACAACTATTAGGGAATCCCCACACGGGTGATTACTTTAAAATGGCAGAAgcatggtggaagccctcaatggtgctgcccatgctaaagcagccttttggccactagaggcctctatctttctctgtgtGAACCCTCAACACTCACCTTTGACCTTTCATAATATAACACAGAATGCACCTTCTCTTGCCTCTGAAGTGATTTGCTGTTACTGACCCTCTACAACTCTTTTAAAACCACAATAATACTCGATTTAGACATATATATGGATTGACTGTCATACACACAGAGTGACTGAGATGTTCATATACCTCAGCTCATACTTCATACTGTATGTCTTTTCCAAATGTGACTGATACCTCTCGATTTGTGTTTAATACACATTTCTTCCCGTGAAGTATCAGTCAGCCCTTTGTTTAATGCCTCTGTACCTTCTGTTTAATGTTACCTTGTGGATATCTAATAATAAATCATGTCAACTCAAGACCTGAAATGTTAAAAAGAGCTTTAACATcgcattaaaaataaaaacaactaTATAGCTGATGTTTAATTAGTCCACAATGAGCACATGAGCAACTGGATGAGGCAAGTGGCATCAAATTGCCAACGCTTCTCTGACTGGGGAAGAAGTGCCATTTGCAGCTTTACAATGTATTTATCCAACTAGGAGAAATGGTTCTTTTAGACAAATTGCATTTATTTTAAAGCAATGCTTAGTGGATATCCCAGATACCTAATGGTGATAAAGCATCATGTTTAAATCCTACTGTTAGTTGTATGCAGGCATGTGGTGCAGTGTTGTTGGGTCATTTTTCATAATTGATTAGCTCTGCTTTATTACTTTGAGAATTTAAATgtcaatattattattttttaatatatGTCATACTTGTCAtgctatttttttaaacatttttttaatgacAATTGGGAAGTGCAATAAACAATCCTACCCGTAAGATATTGTATTGCGTctgattgtgagtgtgtttgtgtgaggacTCAAGTCCAAGCATGAATTCTAAAATATTTGGGTCCCTTTT contains:
- the LOC118364252 gene encoding prenylated Rab acceptor protein 1-like isoform X7; this encodes MDSKAGDLFSAEPADAAGSGGVVGNLPLKELDGLWLPKGLSASVAKEWFDRRRASIRPWAGFVDHRKFTKPRNFGELCQRVVRNFDTYNSNYTFIFLGLILYCIVSSPMLLVALAVFVGAFYIIHLKSLESKLVVFGKEVTGPHQLGLAGAVSLPVFWLAGAGAAVFWVLGATMFVIGSHAAFRELEGGSEMEELFVEPV
- the LOC118364252 gene encoding prenylated Rab acceptor protein 1-like isoform X6, which produces MDSKAGDLFSAEPADAAGSGGVVGNLPPWLSALPHRLWLPKGLSASVAKEWFDRRRASIRPWAGFVDHRKFTKPRNFGELCQRVVRNFDTYNSNYTFIFLGLILYCIVSSPMLLVALAVFVGAFYIIHLKSLESKLVVFGKEVTGPHQLGLAGAVSLPVFWLAGAGAAVFWVLGATMFVIGSHAAFRELEGGSEMEELFVEPV
- the LOC118364252 gene encoding prenylated Rab acceptor protein 1-like isoform X1; translated protein: MTSGVPKGENCLVDMDSKAGDLFSAEPADAAGSGGVVGNLPLKELDGLPPWLSALPHRLWLPKGLSASVAKEWFDRRRASIRPWAGFVDHRKFTKPRNFGELCQRVVRNFDTYNSNYTFIFLGLILYCIVSSPMLLVALAVFVGAFYIIHLKSLESKLVVFGKEVTGPHQLGLAGAVSLPVFWLAGAGAAVFWVLGATMFVIGSHAAFRELEGGSEMEELFVEPV
- the LOC118364252 gene encoding prenylated Rab acceptor protein 1-like isoform X8, with amino-acid sequence MDSKAGDLFSAEPADAAGSGGVVGKLWLPKGLSASVAKEWFDRRRASIRPWAGFVDHRKFTKPRNFGELCQRVVRNFDTYNSNYTFIFLGLILYCIVSSPMLLVALAVFVGAFYIIHLKSLESKLVVFGKEVTGPHQLGLAGAVSLPVFWLAGAGAAVFWVLGATMFVIGSHAAFRELEGGSEMEELFVEPV
- the LOC118364252 gene encoding prenylated Rab acceptor protein 1-like isoform X5, which translates into the protein MTSGVPKGENCLVDMDSKAGDLFSAEPADAAGSGGVVGKLWLPKGLSASVAKEWFDRRRASIRPWAGFVDHRKFTKPRNFGELCQRVVRNFDTYNSNYTFIFLGLILYCIVSSPMLLVALAVFVGAFYIIHLKSLESKLVVFGKEVTGPHQLGLAGAVSLPVFWLAGAGAAVFWVLGATMFVIGSHAAFRELEGGSEMEELFVEPV
- the LOC118364252 gene encoding prenylated Rab acceptor protein 1-like isoform X2 — encoded protein: MTSGVPKGENCLVDMDSKAGDLFSAEPADAAGSGGVVGNLPPWLSALPHRLWLPKGLSASVAKEWFDRRRASIRPWAGFVDHRKFTKPRNFGELCQRVVRNFDTYNSNYTFIFLGLILYCIVSSPMLLVALAVFVGAFYIIHLKSLESKLVVFGKEVTGPHQLGLAGAVSLPVFWLAGAGAAVFWVLGATMFVIGSHAAFRELEGGSEMEELFVEPV
- the LOC118364252 gene encoding prenylated Rab acceptor protein 1-like isoform X3, yielding MTSGVPKGENCLVDMDSKAGDLFSAEPADAAGSGGVVGNLPLKELDGLWLPKGLSASVAKEWFDRRRASIRPWAGFVDHRKFTKPRNFGELCQRVVRNFDTYNSNYTFIFLGLILYCIVSSPMLLVALAVFVGAFYIIHLKSLESKLVVFGKEVTGPHQLGLAGAVSLPVFWLAGAGAAVFWVLGATMFVIGSHAAFRELEGGSEMEELFVEPV
- the LOC118364252 gene encoding prenylated Rab acceptor protein 1-like isoform X4, whose protein sequence is MDSKAGDLFSAEPADAAGSGGVVGNLPLKELDGLPPWLSALPHRLWLPKGLSASVAKEWFDRRRASIRPWAGFVDHRKFTKPRNFGELCQRVVRNFDTYNSNYTFIFLGLILYCIVSSPMLLVALAVFVGAFYIIHLKSLESKLVVFGKEVTGPHQLGLAGAVSLPVFWLAGAGAAVFWVLGATMFVIGSHAAFRELEGGSEMEELFVEPV